Proteins encoded in a region of the Phacochoerus africanus isolate WHEZ1 chromosome 8, ROS_Pafr_v1, whole genome shotgun sequence genome:
- the CENPT gene encoding centromere protein T isoform X1, with protein MADSHSPDSEPTTRTLLRRVLDTADPRTPRRPRSARIGCWSLHSAQISPLETSSSRRLRSQTKMSARRWSHRIRSIDRLAHVQASGHLEEQTPRTLLKNILLTAPESSTVMPESMMKPLTVPQMVQPSRRESSWSSLELQLPELEPPTTLAPGLLASGRRKQKLRLSVFQQGMDQELPLSQESRGNADASSLTSSLNLTFATPLQPLSVKRPGLARRPLTRRAVDVGTFFQDLRDTSLALPPPDTVLEDTQPFSQPLAGHSPSVRHSLPCPPHSGAKELERADSRRTLSGGPGPQNNGPGEPAQLLAGKVEEAAAAAVGFPNASSSISGEDGVEPLQNRVGEEAEERTEESWSMREVEEAAGAQGSARAGEPEGHTEVTEAEGSWGAVEAKEPEGSSEDEDTSGRTASPELASSTPEFLQARRLQVLEPALLPSTAVLPSEPAQPLLARLPPRPRIAGPRPRPDPYKAGLNHYAKLFSFYAKMPMERKAVEMVEECLDKYFQHLCGDLEAFAAHAGRKTVRPEDVELLLRRQGLVTDQVSLHVLVERHLPLEYRQLLIPCAFSGNSVFPAQ; from the exons ATGGCGGACAGCCACAGCCCGGACAGCGAGCCTACGACGCGCACGCTGCTACGGCGCGTGCTGGATACAGCGGATCCGCGCACCCCGCGGCGACCCCGAAGTGCTCGGATTGG TTGCTGGTCTTTACACAGTGCTCAGATATCCCCGCTTGAAACATCTTCCTCTAGGAGGCTGAGGAGCCAAACAAAGATGTCTGCCAGGCGTTGGTCTCATAGAATCAGG TCTATTGACAGATTGGCCCATGTTCAAGCCAGTGGACACCTGGAGGAACAAACACCCCGAACTCTGCTGAAGAACATCTTACTAACTG CCCCAGAATCTTCCACCGTGATGCCAGAGTCTATGATGAAGCCACTGACGGTGCCACAGATGGTCCAGCCTTCCAGACGGGAAAGCAGTTGGAGCAG cctagagctgcagcttcctgaaCTCGAACCCCCCACAACCCTGGCTCCAGGTCTGCTGGCTTCTGGCAGAAGGAAACAGAAGCTAAGGTTGTCAGTGTTTCAACAAGGAATGGACCAGGAGCTGCCTCTCTCTCAAG AGTCTCGTGGGAATGCTGATGCCTCTTCACTCACCAG CTCCCTCAACCTGACCTTTGCCACACCTCTCCAGCCACTGTCAGTAAAGAGGCCTGGTTTGGCCCGCAGACCCCTCACCCGACGTGCTGTAGATGTGGGTACATTTTTCCAGGATCTGCGAGATacctccctggccttgcctccTCCAG ACACAGTGTTGGAGGACACCCAGCCGTTCTCCCAGCCCTTGGCTGGCCACTCCCCCAGTGTGCGCCACTCCCTGCCTTGCCCCCCTCACTCTGGGGCTAAAGAATTGGAGAGGGCTGACAGTCGCAGGACACTGAGCGGTGGGCCTGGGCCACAGAATAATG GTCCTGGAGAACCAGCCCAGCTTCTGGCCGGAAAGGTGGaggaagctgctgctgctgccgtgGGCTTTCCAAATGCCAGCAGTAGTATCTCTGGAGAAGATGGAGTAGAGCCCTTACAGAACAGAGTaggtgaggaggcagaggaaaggaCAGAAGAAAGTTGGAGCATGAGGGAAGTGGAGGAGGCAGCAGGAGCACAAGGATCTGCCAGAGCAGGAGAGCCTGAAGGACACACAGAGGTGACAGAAGCAGAGGGATCCTGGGGGGCTGTTGAGGCCAAGGAGCCAGAAGGATCTTCAGAGGATGAAGATACCTCTGGTAGGACAG CAAGTCCAGAGTTGGCCTCCAGCACCCCAGAGTTCCTTCAGGCCAGGCGACTTCAGGTTCTTGAGCCAGCTCTACTGCCTAGCACTGCAGT CTTACCTTCAGAACCTGCACAGCCTCTGTTGGCCAGGCTTCCTCCCAGGCCCCGCATCGCTGGTCCCAGGCCCCGTCCAGATCCCTACAAGGCTGGACTGAACCACTATGCTAAACTCTTTAGCTTTTATGCTAAGATGCCCATGGAGAGGAAGGCTGTGGAGATGGTGGAAGAGTG CCTGGACAAGTATTTCCAGCATCTTTGTGGTGACCTGGAGGCATTTGCTGCTCATGCTGGCCGAAAGACTGTGAGGCCAGAGGACGTGGAGCTGCTGTTGCGAAG GCAGGGCCTGGTCACCGACCAAGTCTCCCTGCACGTGCTTGTGGAGCGACACCTGCCCCTGGAGTACCGGCAGCTGCTCATCCCCTGTGCATTCAGTGGCAACTCTGTCTTCCCTGCCCAGTAG
- the CENPT gene encoding centromere protein T isoform X4 codes for MADSHSPDSEPTTRTLLRRVLDTADPRTPRRPRSARIGCWSLHSAQISPLETSSSRRLRSQTKMSARRWSHRIRSIDRLAHVQASGHLEEQTPRTLLKNILLTAPESSTVMPESMMKPLTVPQMVQPSRRESSWSSLELQLPELEPPTTLAPGLLASGRRKQKLRLSVFQQGMDQELPLSQESRGNADASSLTSSLNLTFATPLQPLSVKRPGLARRPLTRRAVDVGTFFQDLRDTSLALPPPDTVLEDTQPFSQPLAGHSPSVRHSLPCPPHSGAKELERADSRRTLSGGPGPQNNGPGEPAQLLAGKVEEAAAAAVGFPNASSSISGEDGVEPLQNRVASPELASSTPEFLQARRLQVLEPALLPSTAVLPSEPAQPLLARLPPRPRIAGPRPRPDPYKAGLNHYAKLFSFYAKMPMERKAVEMVEECLDKYFQHLCGDLEAFAAHAGRKTVRPEDVELLLRRQGLVTDQVSLHVLVERHLPLEYRQLLIPCAFSGNSVFPAQ; via the exons ATGGCGGACAGCCACAGCCCGGACAGCGAGCCTACGACGCGCACGCTGCTACGGCGCGTGCTGGATACAGCGGATCCGCGCACCCCGCGGCGACCCCGAAGTGCTCGGATTGG TTGCTGGTCTTTACACAGTGCTCAGATATCCCCGCTTGAAACATCTTCCTCTAGGAGGCTGAGGAGCCAAACAAAGATGTCTGCCAGGCGTTGGTCTCATAGAATCAGG TCTATTGACAGATTGGCCCATGTTCAAGCCAGTGGACACCTGGAGGAACAAACACCCCGAACTCTGCTGAAGAACATCTTACTAACTG CCCCAGAATCTTCCACCGTGATGCCAGAGTCTATGATGAAGCCACTGACGGTGCCACAGATGGTCCAGCCTTCCAGACGGGAAAGCAGTTGGAGCAG cctagagctgcagcttcctgaaCTCGAACCCCCCACAACCCTGGCTCCAGGTCTGCTGGCTTCTGGCAGAAGGAAACAGAAGCTAAGGTTGTCAGTGTTTCAACAAGGAATGGACCAGGAGCTGCCTCTCTCTCAAG AGTCTCGTGGGAATGCTGATGCCTCTTCACTCACCAG CTCCCTCAACCTGACCTTTGCCACACCTCTCCAGCCACTGTCAGTAAAGAGGCCTGGTTTGGCCCGCAGACCCCTCACCCGACGTGCTGTAGATGTGGGTACATTTTTCCAGGATCTGCGAGATacctccctggccttgcctccTCCAG ACACAGTGTTGGAGGACACCCAGCCGTTCTCCCAGCCCTTGGCTGGCCACTCCCCCAGTGTGCGCCACTCCCTGCCTTGCCCCCCTCACTCTGGGGCTAAAGAATTGGAGAGGGCTGACAGTCGCAGGACACTGAGCGGTGGGCCTGGGCCACAGAATAATG GTCCTGGAGAACCAGCCCAGCTTCTGGCCGGAAAGGTGGaggaagctgctgctgctgccgtgGGCTTTCCAAATGCCAGCAGTAGTATCTCTGGAGAAGATGGAGTAGAGCCCTTACAGAACAGAGTag CAAGTCCAGAGTTGGCCTCCAGCACCCCAGAGTTCCTTCAGGCCAGGCGACTTCAGGTTCTTGAGCCAGCTCTACTGCCTAGCACTGCAGT CTTACCTTCAGAACCTGCACAGCCTCTGTTGGCCAGGCTTCCTCCCAGGCCCCGCATCGCTGGTCCCAGGCCCCGTCCAGATCCCTACAAGGCTGGACTGAACCACTATGCTAAACTCTTTAGCTTTTATGCTAAGATGCCCATGGAGAGGAAGGCTGTGGAGATGGTGGAAGAGTG CCTGGACAAGTATTTCCAGCATCTTTGTGGTGACCTGGAGGCATTTGCTGCTCATGCTGGCCGAAAGACTGTGAGGCCAGAGGACGTGGAGCTGCTGTTGCGAAG GCAGGGCCTGGTCACCGACCAAGTCTCCCTGCACGTGCTTGTGGAGCGACACCTGCCCCTGGAGTACCGGCAGCTGCTCATCCCCTGTGCATTCAGTGGCAACTCTGTCTTCCCTGCCCAGTAG
- the CENPT gene encoding centromere protein T isoform X3: MSARRWSHRIRSIDRLAHVQASGHLEEQTPRTLLKNILLTAPESSTVMPESMMKPLTVPQMVQPSRRESSWSSLELQLPELEPPTTLAPGLLASGRRKQKLRLSVFQQGMDQELPLSQESRGNADASSLTSSLNLTFATPLQPLSVKRPGLARRPLTRRAVDVGTFFQDLRDTSLALPPPDTVLEDTQPFSQPLAGHSPSVRHSLPCPPHSGAKELERADSRRTLSGGPGPQNNGPGEPAQLLAGKVEEAAAAAVGFPNASSSISGEDGVEPLQNRVGEEAEERTEESWSMREVEEAAGAQGSARAGEPEGHTEVTEAEGSWGAVEAKEPEGSSEDEDTSGRTASPELASSTPEFLQARRLQVLEPALLPSTAVLPSEPAQPLLARLPPRPRIAGPRPRPDPYKAGLNHYAKLFSFYAKMPMERKAVEMVEECLDKYFQHLCGDLEAFAAHAGRKTVRPEDVELLLRRQGLVTDQVSLHVLVERHLPLEYRQLLIPCAFSGNSVFPAQ, translated from the exons ATGTCTGCCAGGCGTTGGTCTCATAGAATCAGG TCTATTGACAGATTGGCCCATGTTCAAGCCAGTGGACACCTGGAGGAACAAACACCCCGAACTCTGCTGAAGAACATCTTACTAACTG CCCCAGAATCTTCCACCGTGATGCCAGAGTCTATGATGAAGCCACTGACGGTGCCACAGATGGTCCAGCCTTCCAGACGGGAAAGCAGTTGGAGCAG cctagagctgcagcttcctgaaCTCGAACCCCCCACAACCCTGGCTCCAGGTCTGCTGGCTTCTGGCAGAAGGAAACAGAAGCTAAGGTTGTCAGTGTTTCAACAAGGAATGGACCAGGAGCTGCCTCTCTCTCAAG AGTCTCGTGGGAATGCTGATGCCTCTTCACTCACCAG CTCCCTCAACCTGACCTTTGCCACACCTCTCCAGCCACTGTCAGTAAAGAGGCCTGGTTTGGCCCGCAGACCCCTCACCCGACGTGCTGTAGATGTGGGTACATTTTTCCAGGATCTGCGAGATacctccctggccttgcctccTCCAG ACACAGTGTTGGAGGACACCCAGCCGTTCTCCCAGCCCTTGGCTGGCCACTCCCCCAGTGTGCGCCACTCCCTGCCTTGCCCCCCTCACTCTGGGGCTAAAGAATTGGAGAGGGCTGACAGTCGCAGGACACTGAGCGGTGGGCCTGGGCCACAGAATAATG GTCCTGGAGAACCAGCCCAGCTTCTGGCCGGAAAGGTGGaggaagctgctgctgctgccgtgGGCTTTCCAAATGCCAGCAGTAGTATCTCTGGAGAAGATGGAGTAGAGCCCTTACAGAACAGAGTaggtgaggaggcagaggaaaggaCAGAAGAAAGTTGGAGCATGAGGGAAGTGGAGGAGGCAGCAGGAGCACAAGGATCTGCCAGAGCAGGAGAGCCTGAAGGACACACAGAGGTGACAGAAGCAGAGGGATCCTGGGGGGCTGTTGAGGCCAAGGAGCCAGAAGGATCTTCAGAGGATGAAGATACCTCTGGTAGGACAG CAAGTCCAGAGTTGGCCTCCAGCACCCCAGAGTTCCTTCAGGCCAGGCGACTTCAGGTTCTTGAGCCAGCTCTACTGCCTAGCACTGCAGT CTTACCTTCAGAACCTGCACAGCCTCTGTTGGCCAGGCTTCCTCCCAGGCCCCGCATCGCTGGTCCCAGGCCCCGTCCAGATCCCTACAAGGCTGGACTGAACCACTATGCTAAACTCTTTAGCTTTTATGCTAAGATGCCCATGGAGAGGAAGGCTGTGGAGATGGTGGAAGAGTG CCTGGACAAGTATTTCCAGCATCTTTGTGGTGACCTGGAGGCATTTGCTGCTCATGCTGGCCGAAAGACTGTGAGGCCAGAGGACGTGGAGCTGCTGTTGCGAAG GCAGGGCCTGGTCACCGACCAAGTCTCCCTGCACGTGCTTGTGGAGCGACACCTGCCCCTGGAGTACCGGCAGCTGCTCATCCCCTGTGCATTCAGTGGCAACTCTGTCTTCCCTGCCCAGTAG
- the CENPT gene encoding centromere protein T isoform X2, whose protein sequence is MADSHSPDSEPTTRTLLRRVLDTADPRTPRRPRSARIGAQISPLETSSSRRLRSQTKMSARRWSHRIRSIDRLAHVQASGHLEEQTPRTLLKNILLTAPESSTVMPESMMKPLTVPQMVQPSRRESSWSSLELQLPELEPPTTLAPGLLASGRRKQKLRLSVFQQGMDQELPLSQESRGNADASSLTSSLNLTFATPLQPLSVKRPGLARRPLTRRAVDVGTFFQDLRDTSLALPPPDTVLEDTQPFSQPLAGHSPSVRHSLPCPPHSGAKELERADSRRTLSGGPGPQNNGPGEPAQLLAGKVEEAAAAAVGFPNASSSISGEDGVEPLQNRVGEEAEERTEESWSMREVEEAAGAQGSARAGEPEGHTEVTEAEGSWGAVEAKEPEGSSEDEDTSGRTASPELASSTPEFLQARRLQVLEPALLPSTAVLPSEPAQPLLARLPPRPRIAGPRPRPDPYKAGLNHYAKLFSFYAKMPMERKAVEMVEECLDKYFQHLCGDLEAFAAHAGRKTVRPEDVELLLRRQGLVTDQVSLHVLVERHLPLEYRQLLIPCAFSGNSVFPAQ, encoded by the exons ATGGCGGACAGCCACAGCCCGGACAGCGAGCCTACGACGCGCACGCTGCTACGGCGCGTGCTGGATACAGCGGATCCGCGCACCCCGCGGCGACCCCGAAGTGCTCGGATTGG TGCTCAGATATCCCCGCTTGAAACATCTTCCTCTAGGAGGCTGAGGAGCCAAACAAAGATGTCTGCCAGGCGTTGGTCTCATAGAATCAGG TCTATTGACAGATTGGCCCATGTTCAAGCCAGTGGACACCTGGAGGAACAAACACCCCGAACTCTGCTGAAGAACATCTTACTAACTG CCCCAGAATCTTCCACCGTGATGCCAGAGTCTATGATGAAGCCACTGACGGTGCCACAGATGGTCCAGCCTTCCAGACGGGAAAGCAGTTGGAGCAG cctagagctgcagcttcctgaaCTCGAACCCCCCACAACCCTGGCTCCAGGTCTGCTGGCTTCTGGCAGAAGGAAACAGAAGCTAAGGTTGTCAGTGTTTCAACAAGGAATGGACCAGGAGCTGCCTCTCTCTCAAG AGTCTCGTGGGAATGCTGATGCCTCTTCACTCACCAG CTCCCTCAACCTGACCTTTGCCACACCTCTCCAGCCACTGTCAGTAAAGAGGCCTGGTTTGGCCCGCAGACCCCTCACCCGACGTGCTGTAGATGTGGGTACATTTTTCCAGGATCTGCGAGATacctccctggccttgcctccTCCAG ACACAGTGTTGGAGGACACCCAGCCGTTCTCCCAGCCCTTGGCTGGCCACTCCCCCAGTGTGCGCCACTCCCTGCCTTGCCCCCCTCACTCTGGGGCTAAAGAATTGGAGAGGGCTGACAGTCGCAGGACACTGAGCGGTGGGCCTGGGCCACAGAATAATG GTCCTGGAGAACCAGCCCAGCTTCTGGCCGGAAAGGTGGaggaagctgctgctgctgccgtgGGCTTTCCAAATGCCAGCAGTAGTATCTCTGGAGAAGATGGAGTAGAGCCCTTACAGAACAGAGTaggtgaggaggcagaggaaaggaCAGAAGAAAGTTGGAGCATGAGGGAAGTGGAGGAGGCAGCAGGAGCACAAGGATCTGCCAGAGCAGGAGAGCCTGAAGGACACACAGAGGTGACAGAAGCAGAGGGATCCTGGGGGGCTGTTGAGGCCAAGGAGCCAGAAGGATCTTCAGAGGATGAAGATACCTCTGGTAGGACAG CAAGTCCAGAGTTGGCCTCCAGCACCCCAGAGTTCCTTCAGGCCAGGCGACTTCAGGTTCTTGAGCCAGCTCTACTGCCTAGCACTGCAGT CTTACCTTCAGAACCTGCACAGCCTCTGTTGGCCAGGCTTCCTCCCAGGCCCCGCATCGCTGGTCCCAGGCCCCGTCCAGATCCCTACAAGGCTGGACTGAACCACTATGCTAAACTCTTTAGCTTTTATGCTAAGATGCCCATGGAGAGGAAGGCTGTGGAGATGGTGGAAGAGTG CCTGGACAAGTATTTCCAGCATCTTTGTGGTGACCTGGAGGCATTTGCTGCTCATGCTGGCCGAAAGACTGTGAGGCCAGAGGACGTGGAGCTGCTGTTGCGAAG GCAGGGCCTGGTCACCGACCAAGTCTCCCTGCACGTGCTTGTGGAGCGACACCTGCCCCTGGAGTACCGGCAGCTGCTCATCCCCTGTGCATTCAGTGGCAACTCTGTCTTCCCTGCCCAGTAG